From the genome of Anaeromicrobium sediminis, one region includes:
- the spoVAD gene encoding stage V sporulation protein AD — MAEKKKGKQTVEFVNPPYIISTSSIVGPKEGEGPLGNHFHVVLQDDLYGEKSWELSESKMQRECVKLAAQNGKLEIKDLEYLLAGDLLNQLMAATFSARALEIPFFGLYGACSTMAESLSLGAMLIDGGYADNLVAVTSSHFCSAERQYRNPLEHGNQRAMTAQWTVTGTGAAILSNKGKGPRITHVTTGKVVDLGIKDANNMGAAMAPSAVDTISTHFKDTGLRPKDYDLIITGDLGLIGKEITEEMLKDEGFDVKDVYTDCGVLIFDGEKQDTHAGGSGCGCSASVFCSYIYKEMLNKKYNRVLLVSTGALLSPTSSQQGETIPGIAHAVSITNEI, encoded by the coding sequence TTGGCAGAAAAGAAAAAGGGAAAGCAAACGGTGGAATTTGTTAATCCACCTTATATAATTTCTACTTCAAGTATAGTAGGCCCTAAAGAGGGTGAAGGCCCTTTGGGAAACCATTTTCATGTGGTTCTTCAAGATGATTTGTATGGAGAAAAAAGCTGGGAATTGAGCGAAAGTAAAATGCAAAGGGAATGTGTAAAGCTAGCAGCCCAAAATGGCAAATTAGAGATAAAAGACCTAGAGTACCTATTAGCAGGTGATTTATTAAATCAACTAATGGCTGCCACCTTTTCAGCAAGGGCCTTAGAAATTCCATTTTTCGGATTATATGGAGCTTGTTCAACCATGGCAGAATCTTTATCCCTTGGAGCCATGTTAATTGATGGTGGTTATGCAGATAACCTAGTAGCAGTTACATCTAGTCATTTTTGTTCAGCTGAACGACAATATAGAAACCCATTAGAACATGGAAATCAAAGGGCAATGACTGCTCAATGGACTGTGACAGGAACAGGGGCTGCCATACTTTCAAATAAGGGAAAGGGTCCTAGAATAACTCATGTTACTACGGGGAAAGTAGTAGATTTGGGTATAAAGGATGCAAATAATATGGGAGCTGCCATGGCACCATCAGCTGTGGACACCATAAGTACCCATTTTAAGGATACAGGATTAAGACCAAAGGATTATGATTTGATAATAACTGGAGATTTAGGTCTTATAGGAAAAGAGATTACAGAAGAGATGTTAAAGGATGAGGGATTTGACGTTAAAGATGTATATACTGATTGTGGAGTATTAATATTTGATGGTGAAAAACAAGATACCCATGCAGGGGGAAGTGGTTGTGGTTGCTCTGCATCTGTATTTTGTAGTTACATATACAAGGAAATGTTAAATAAAAAATATAATAGAGTATTGCTAGTTTCAACAGGAGCCCTACTATCACCAACTAGTAGTCAACAGGGTGAGACCATACCTGGAATTGCCCATGCAGTATCCATTACTAATGAAATTTAA
- a CDS encoding uracil-xanthine permease family protein, giving the protein MSENTLRMSKAIKKEGTSIDLKKIILALQHLIAMFGATVLVPMLTGLDPSVALVAAGCGTLIFHLTTKGKVPVFLGSSFAFISGIITVREMFGGDLSYAQGGIIVAGLLYVIMSFVVRKIGVEKIKYFLPPVVVGPMIMVIGLNLVPVAFSMASNNLMIAATTLGISLLIRFKGKGLVKQCSILIAVLCGYAISLGMGIVDTSLILDSKFIMIPNFTLPKFHMGAISVIAPIVIAVFMEHIGDITTNGQVVGENFIQDPGLNRTLLGDGLATLFAGFIGGPANTTYGENTGVLALTKNYDPSILRLAAVLAVALGFISKVGGFLRSIPVPVMGGISLILFSMIALVGVKTIKNEEVKLNGKNIIIMATIIIMGLGGAYIEKQFGVSLAITITETVKIQGLSLAAITGIVLNLVLNRAK; this is encoded by the coding sequence ATGTCAGAAAATACTTTAAGAATGTCAAAGGCAATAAAAAAAGAAGGGACAAGTATTGACCTGAAAAAAATAATACTAGCATTACAACATTTAATAGCCATGTTTGGTGCAACTGTCCTAGTACCAATGTTAACAGGGCTAGATCCATCGGTAGCACTAGTTGCAGCAGGTTGTGGAACCTTAATATTTCATTTAACCACTAAAGGGAAAGTACCAGTATTTTTAGGTTCGTCCTTTGCATTTATTTCAGGAATAATAACAGTAAGAGAAATGTTTGGCGGTGATCTTTCCTATGCACAAGGTGGAATAATCGTTGCTGGATTATTATATGTAATCATGTCCTTTGTTGTAAGAAAAATTGGAGTTGAGAAGATTAAGTATTTTCTGCCTCCAGTTGTAGTAGGACCTATGATTATGGTTATAGGACTTAACCTAGTGCCTGTAGCATTTTCTATGGCATCTAACAATTTAATGATAGCAGCTACAACTCTAGGAATATCTTTACTAATAAGATTTAAGGGTAAGGGACTAGTAAAACAATGTAGTATATTAATAGCAGTATTATGTGGATATGCAATTTCTTTAGGAATGGGAATTGTGGATACAAGCTTAATATTAGATTCTAAATTCATAATGATACCTAATTTTACTTTACCTAAGTTTCATATGGGTGCCATATCAGTAATAGCTCCTATAGTAATAGCTGTATTTATGGAACATATAGGAGATATAACTACAAATGGTCAAGTAGTAGGAGAAAACTTTATTCAAGACCCAGGTCTTAATAGAACATTACTTGGAGATGGACTTGCAACATTATTTGCAGGGTTCATTGGTGGACCAGCTAACACAACTTACGGAGAAAACACAGGAGTATTGGCCTTAACTAAAAACTATGATCCATCAATCTTGAGATTAGCAGCGGTACTAGCAGTGGCATTAGGATTCATTTCAAAAGTAGGTGGATTTTTAAGAAGTATTCCAGTTCCAGTAATGGGAGGAATTAGTTTAATATTATTCAGTATGATTGCTCTAGTAGGGGTTAAGACAATAAAGAATGAAGAAGTAAAATTAAACGGAAAAAACATAATAATTATGGCAACAATCATAATAATGGGATTAGGTGGAGCGTATATAGAAAAACAGTTTGGCGTATCTCTAGCTATAACAATAACTGAAACAGTTAAAATCCAAGGTTTAAGCTTAGCGGCTATAACAGGAATTGTTCTTAACTTAGTATTAAACAGAGCAAAATAA
- the spoVAE gene encoding stage V sporulation protein AE: MEYMRVFLVGGIICVIGQLLMDGTKLTPSHILVIFVTSGVILGGIGIYEPLADFGGAGATVPLPGFGYALAKGAIKATSEKGILGAFTGGVQATAGGVAAAIVFGYLMAVIFTPKAKK; this comes from the coding sequence ATGGAATATATGAGAGTATTTTTAGTAGGGGGAATCATTTGTGTAATTGGACAATTACTAATGGACGGTACAAAACTTACCCCATCACATATTTTAGTCATATTTGTAACATCAGGAGTAATATTAGGAGGGATAGGCATTTATGAGCCCCTAGCAGACTTTGGAGGAGCAGGAGCAACTGTACCATTACCAGGTTTTGGATATGCCTTGGCTAAAGGAGCCATAAAGGCAACTAGTGAAAAGGGTATATTAGGAGCATTTACTGGAGGTGTTCAGGCCACTGCAGGAGGTGTTGCAGCTGCTATTGTCTTTGGTTATCTCATGGCAGTTATATTTACACCTAAAGCTAAAAAATAG
- the spoVAC gene encoding stage V sporulation protein AC: MAKKRKRNNKKKQQQSTNKKKQQPPINKKEEYVTYVEGKIPKPTYLKNCTWAFIVGGLICTLGQFIYNSYKGLGLDKMDSSTATSITLVFLGAFFTGLGLYDRLGKVAGAGSIVPITGFSNSIVSPAMEFKREGYVFGVGARMFNVAGPVLVYGFGSSVIVGLLHFIFSK, from the coding sequence ATGGCAAAAAAACGGAAAAGGAATAATAAGAAAAAACAACAACAAAGTACTAATAAGAAAAAACAACAACCACCCATTAATAAGAAGGAAGAATATGTCACATATGTTGAGGGGAAGATTCCAAAGCCCACATACCTTAAAAATTGTACATGGGCATTTATAGTAGGTGGTCTCATATGTACACTAGGCCAGTTCATATACAATTCATATAAAGGTTTAGGCCTTGATAAAATGGATTCATCAACAGCAACTTCAATAACCTTAGTTTTTTTAGGAGCATTTTTTACAGGACTAGGACTTTACGACAGACTAGGTAAGGTAGCTGGAGCAGGGTCCATAGTACCTATAACCGGATTTTCCAATTCTATAGTATCTCCAGCTATGGAATTTAAACGTGAAGGATATGTATTTGGAGTTGGAGCAAGAATGTTTAATGTGGCAGGACCAGTACTCGTATATGGTTTTGGAAGTTCTGTTATTGTAGGTTTACTTCATTTTATATTCTCTAAATAA
- a CDS encoding stage V sporulation protein AB — MIVGIISSLIGFSEGVVVGTALIAFITILDIVPRLAQLTNTEKYIRVYEYTMIISGVSMVLIDILDISFNISSIGVGITGLFMGLYVGLFASALTEITNVIPIIVKTFNLYGYEKYVFYALIFGKVMGSFLYWFYIVS; from the coding sequence ATGATTGTAGGCATAATAAGTAGCTTAATAGGATTTTCAGAAGGTGTTGTAGTGGGAACGGCCCTCATAGCCTTTATAACTATTTTAGATATAGTTCCAAGATTGGCTCAATTGACTAATACTGAAAAATATATAAGAGTATATGAATATACTATGATTATATCTGGAGTAAGTATGGTTTTAATAGATATATTAGATATAAGTTTTAATATTTCTTCAATAGGTGTAGGCATAACAGGACTGTTTATGGGCTTGTATGTGGGATTATTTGCCTCTGCCTTAACGGAAATAACAAACGTAATACCCATAATAGTAAAAACTTTTAACCTATATGGCTATGAAAAATATGTTTTTTATGCACTGATATTTGGAAAAGTCATGGGATCTTTCTTATATTGGTTTTATATAGTCTCTTAA
- a CDS encoding stage V sporulation protein AE: MDKKRKVILVTDGDSVAQRAVEEAARNIGGRCISRSGGNPTPITGSEIVNLVKTAKHDPVVVMVDDMGDSGTAAGEMALYELANHPEIEILGVVAVAANTPGVEGIKVDFSVTGQGQIYKGAVDKQGDETNDDILYGDTVDIIDKCNNIPVVVGVGDIGKMHGRDNVEIGAPIVTKAMEEILKKNGYNI, encoded by the coding sequence ATGGATAAAAAAAGAAAGGTAATATTAGTAACTGATGGTGATTCAGTGGCACAAAGGGCAGTGGAGGAAGCGGCAAGAAATATAGGAGGCAGATGTATATCACGTTCTGGTGGAAATCCAACTCCTATTACAGGTAGTGAAATTGTTAATTTAGTAAAAACCGCAAAACATGATCCCGTTGTAGTTATGGTTGATGATATGGGGGACTCAGGAACTGCCGCAGGAGAAATGGCATTGTATGAGTTGGCCAATCACCCAGAGATAGAGATTTTAGGTGTTGTGGCAGTTGCAGCAAATACTCCAGGTGTGGAGGGGATAAAAGTTGATTTTTCAGTAACTGGCCAAGGACAAATATATAAGGGAGCAGTAGATAAACAAGGTGATGAAACTAATGATGATATACTTTATGGAGATACAGTAGATATTATAGATAAATGTAATAATATTCCGGTAGTTGTAGGTGTAGGGGACATAGGGAAAATGCATGGAAGAGATAATGTGGAAATAGGTGCTCCTATAGTTACAAAGGCCATGGAAGAAATACTAAAGAAGAATGGATATAATATATAG
- a CDS encoding penicillin-binding protein 1A, with product MSDNNNNAEKRRSNKKKGTKKKKLSFFRLFIIITLLCAFIGTGIVGGMVYAVIKSSPEVDFSQMGTLLNENSFILDDNGELVEKVKSDSLRTIVKYDKIPENVINAFLAIEDRSFFDHRGINPKRIVGAFVENVKAGAAVQGGSTITQQLVKNLYLTNEKSLERKIKEAYYSITMENELTKEQILEAYLNTAYLGGGAKGVQGASYFYFSKDVSELDLAEAALIAGITKNPSKYSPLKTLKKEDVDPKKHLVLDDSDQLYTIVYDDRYRPRQELVLSIMKSEGMITQEEYDKAINEDMADHLKPGKSSTFGISSYFTDKVKYDVIEALQEQLNVSPQDASDMLYNKGLRIHTTLDVNMQKIVEAEYKKSANFPSLISRKNSAGDILAKNNSVLLYKKGNLINSAKELIIPKSDYTYDSNGNLVLNKNKRFNFYTSKKDGQVVDIIVKLKDAYVENGNKEYLILKGGNLNIPSEYKSFDSNNNLVINKSFFSSYGDFAKKDGNGNLLVSKKYYYLSDNGAIQPQSAMVIIDPRTGHIKALVGGRDIKGQKLYNRALNPRPPGSAIKPIGVYTPAIDNGWTAATIVDDIPRYEPSGKMWPKNWYKDRFKGLSTIRQALQLSMNVVAVKVGEQVGVNTSIDYLKKMGISTIVEKGRYNDMNLAAVALGGMTKGISPLELTAAYGSLANEGVYIEPVSFTKVTDKDGNIIIENTPTKNRVVSPQVAFVMTDMLKSVVSGGTATRAKFEPSNSKIPVAGKTGTTSDNYDAWFAGYTPYYVGAVWIGNDIQMKLNQGSSVSTQLWQNVMSKIHKNLPDKNFKKPDGIVAVAVDRVSGKLPTQLSYRDPKLGEKSVIYEYFISGTQPTEYDEVHVELEVDTSTNKLAGPNCPPTLIEKRVFRKRPIPYMPEANNGIVPTDYIYEAPTEACDVHVVPENNNSIFDNLIFPLTGDDDNNNNDDSEVTLPDGVTVSE from the coding sequence ATGTCTGATAATAACAACAACGCAGAAAAAAGGCGTTCTAATAAAAAGAAAGGTACCAAAAAGAAAAAGCTTAGCTTTTTTAGGCTATTTATAATAATTACCTTATTATGCGCTTTTATAGGAACTGGAATAGTTGGCGGAATGGTTTATGCCGTTATCAAGTCTAGCCCAGAAGTTGACTTTTCCCAGATGGGAACACTACTAAACGAGAATTCATTCATATTAGATGATAATGGTGAGTTAGTAGAAAAGGTGAAAAGTGACAGCTTAAGAACAATAGTAAAATACGATAAGATTCCTGAAAATGTTATAAATGCTTTTTTGGCCATAGAAGATAGATCATTCTTTGACCATAGGGGTATTAATCCAAAGAGAATTGTAGGTGCTTTCGTAGAAAATGTAAAAGCTGGTGCTGCTGTTCAAGGTGGTAGTACTATAACCCAACAATTAGTTAAAAACTTATATTTAACTAATGAAAAAAGTCTAGAAAGAAAAATAAAAGAAGCCTATTATTCCATAACAATGGAAAACGAACTTACTAAAGAGCAAATTTTAGAAGCATACTTAAACACAGCATATTTAGGTGGAGGAGCTAAAGGAGTCCAAGGAGCGTCCTATTTCTATTTTTCAAAGGATGTATCAGAGTTAGATTTAGCCGAAGCTGCATTAATAGCAGGTATAACTAAAAACCCATCTAAATATTCTCCACTAAAAACATTAAAAAAAGAAGATGTGGACCCTAAAAAACATTTAGTCTTAGATGATAGCGATCAATTGTATACTATAGTTTACGATGATCGATATAGACCAAGACAAGAGTTAGTTTTATCCATAATGAAAAGTGAAGGCATGATTACACAGGAAGAATATGATAAAGCTATAAATGAAGATATGGCTGACCATCTTAAACCTGGAAAATCTAGTACCTTCGGTATATCTTCATATTTTACTGACAAAGTAAAATATGACGTAATTGAAGCTTTACAGGAACAACTTAATGTATCTCCCCAAGACGCAAGTGATATGTTATACAATAAGGGACTTAGAATTCACACTACTTTAGATGTTAATATGCAAAAAATAGTTGAAGCTGAGTACAAAAAAAGTGCTAACTTCCCATCATTAATATCTAGAAAAAATTCTGCTGGAGATATATTAGCTAAAAACAATAGTGTATTACTTTACAAAAAAGGTAATTTAATAAACTCAGCTAAAGAATTGATTATTCCTAAATCTGATTACACTTATGACTCTAATGGAAATTTAGTATTGAATAAAAATAAAAGATTTAACTTCTATACATCTAAAAAGGATGGACAGGTAGTAGATATCATAGTTAAGCTAAAGGATGCCTATGTGGAGAATGGAAATAAGGAATACTTAATTCTAAAGGGAGGAAATTTAAATATCCCTTCTGAGTATAAATCCTTTGATTCAAATAATAATTTAGTAATAAACAAGTCCTTCTTCTCTTCATATGGAGATTTTGCTAAAAAGGACGGAAATGGAAATTTATTAGTATCTAAAAAATATTATTATTTAAGTGATAATGGTGCTATTCAACCTCAATCAGCTATGGTTATAATCGATCCTCGCACAGGACACATTAAAGCTTTAGTTGGGGGTAGAGATATAAAAGGACAAAAGCTTTATAACAGGGCTTTAAATCCTAGACCTCCTGGTTCTGCCATAAAACCTATTGGCGTTTATACACCAGCCATAGATAACGGTTGGACAGCAGCCACCATAGTTGACGATATCCCTCGCTATGAACCAAGTGGTAAAATGTGGCCTAAGAACTGGTATAAGGATAGATTTAAAGGTTTATCTACCATAAGGCAAGCATTACAGCTTTCCATGAATGTAGTTGCCGTTAAAGTTGGTGAGCAAGTGGGAGTTAATACGAGTATAGATTATTTGAAGAAAATGGGAATATCTACAATAGTAGAAAAGGGACGCTATAACGATATGAACTTAGCTGCCGTTGCCTTAGGTGGTATGACAAAGGGTATTAGCCCATTAGAACTTACTGCTGCTTATGGAAGTTTAGCTAATGAAGGTGTTTATATAGAACCTGTATCCTTTACTAAAGTAACGGATAAAGATGGTAATATAATAATTGAAAATACACCTACTAAAAATCGTGTTGTTTCACCTCAAGTAGCATTTGTTATGACAGATATGCTAAAAAGCGTTGTATCTGGGGGAACGGCAACTCGTGCCAAATTTGAACCTTCTAATAGTAAGATTCCTGTAGCAGGAAAAACAGGAACTACTTCAGACAACTACGATGCTTGGTTTGCTGGGTATACCCCTTATTATGTGGGTGCCGTTTGGATAGGTAATGATATACAAATGAAATTAAATCAAGGTAGTTCTGTAAGTACTCAACTTTGGCAAAATGTTATGAGCAAGATTCATAAAAACTTGCCTGACAAAAACTTTAAAAAGCCAGATGGAATTGTTGCAGTAGCTGTTGACAGAGTATCTGGAAAATTACCTACACAATTAAGCTATAGAGATCCTAAACTAGGAGAAAAGTCTGTAATATATGAATATTTCATTTCAGGAACTCAACCTACTGAATATGATGAAGTTCACGTAGAGTTAGAGGTCGATACTTCTACTAATAAGTTAGCTGGACCTAATTGTCCTCCTACTTTAATAGAAAAACGAGTATTTAGAAAAAGACCTATTCCTTATATGCCAGAAGCAAATAATGGAATAGTTCCTACAGATTATATATATGAAGCTCCAACTGAAGCCTGTGATGTTCATGTGGTGCCGGAAAATAATAATTCCATATTTGACAATCTAATCTTCCCACTTACTGGAGATGATGATAATAACAATAATGATGATAGTGAAGTAACATTACCAGATGGCGTTACCGTATCAGAATAA
- a CDS encoding metallophosphoesterase, whose translation MVNIKKIFSHIIGNIYIPKYILHINDPILLHISDTPTILYGPIKRLIHEINPTYIVHTGDLVDNIKLEIYPSKIASYSSSLPKLINILESSKALEVYIGLGNHDKKEVVQNLCNRSILIDSCSKVNIRGISMNIGHFPKRVALNPTTFNLFGHSVEIKTHEKNGHIFLNGITGINIINLNTLDVHILSYPYGTDDIRMRRSRIGF comes from the coding sequence ATGGTAAATATAAAAAAAATATTTAGTCACATTATCGGTAATATATACATACCTAAATACATATTACATATTAATGATCCAATATTATTACACATTTCAGATACTCCTACTATCCTCTATGGACCTATTAAAAGATTAATCCATGAGATCAATCCAACTTATATAGTTCATACAGGTGATTTGGTAGACAATATTAAATTAGAAATTTATCCATCTAAAATAGCTTCCTATTCTTCTTCTCTTCCTAAATTGATTAACATACTAGAATCATCCAAAGCTTTGGAAGTTTATATAGGGTTAGGAAATCACGATAAAAAAGAAGTTGTACAAAATCTTTGTAATAGGTCAATCTTAATAGATTCTTGTTCTAAAGTTAATATACGAGGTATTAGTATGAATATAGGCCATTTTCCTAAGAGGGTGGCTTTAAATCCAACAACTTTTAATTTATTTGGTCACAGTGTAGAAATAAAAACTCATGAAAAAAATGGTCATATATTTTTAAATGGTATAACGGGAATAAATATTATCAATTTAAACACTCTAGACGTTCACATTTTATCCTATCCATACGGAACTGATGACATTAGAATGAGGAGGTCTAGAATAGGTTTTTAA
- a CDS encoding stage V sporulation protein AA has protein sequence MDKVYIQLKKNIDKDSNAELKIKDVAYVAGKKEIKEMVEAIPIGKVQEDFYEIISPTEVANKIISTTPHIDIHFIDDEEVLVNVVKKKKKESKFLLLLRVSLVIIILAIGESLAIMNFHEDISMKNVHMRIYEILTGVHNESPLIIQIPYSLGIGVGMALFFNKIVPNKYGSDPSPMEVEMSSYRKKVNSFMRSKLNKK, from the coding sequence ATGGACAAAGTATATATACAACTTAAAAAAAATATAGACAAGGACTCTAATGCAGAGTTGAAAATAAAAGATGTGGCCTATGTGGCAGGGAAGAAAGAAATTAAAGAAATGGTGGAAGCTATACCAATAGGTAAAGTCCAGGAGGATTTTTATGAAATAATTTCACCAACAGAAGTGGCCAATAAGATAATAAGCACTACACCTCATATTGATATTCATTTTATAGATGATGAAGAGGTCCTTGTGAACGTAGTCAAGAAAAAAAAGAAGGAGTCTAAATTTTTATTATTACTACGGGTATCATTAGTAATAATAATACTAGCTATAGGAGAATCATTAGCCATTATGAATTTTCATGAGGATATAAGTATGAAAAATGTTCATATGCGCATATATGAAATTTTAACAGGAGTACATAATGAAAGTCCTTTAATTATTCAAATACCCTATTCTTTAGGAATAGGAGTGGGAATGGCTTTATTCTTTAATAAAATAGTTCCCAATAAATATGGTAGCGATCCAAGTCCTATGGAAGTGGAAATGAGTTCATACAGAAAAAAAGTAAATAGTTTTATGAGAAGTAAGCTAAATAAAAAATAG